The following are from one region of the Anguilla rostrata isolate EN2019 chromosome 7, ASM1855537v3, whole genome shotgun sequence genome:
- the si:dkey-97m3.1 gene encoding fatty acyl-CoA reductase 1 isoform X1: MASIADYYAGKSVLITGATGFMGKVLVEKLLRCCPGVQALYILVRPKAGQTMQERVANMMKCKLFDRVREDDPEFHRKIVAISSELIQPGLAISPEDAEKLCSCVNVVFHCAATIRFDEPLKLALQLNVIATQQLLSLAQKMQRLEAFIHISTAYANCNRHHIDEVIYPPPVQPKKLIDSLEWMDDGMVRDITPRLIGDRPNTYTYTKALAECVVQQESSRLNIGIIRPSIVGASWQEPFPGWIDNFNGPSGVFIAAGKGILRTMRANNDAVADLIPVDTVVNLTLAAGWYTAVHRPKSALVYNCTTGGINPFHWGEIEHHVMSTFKRNPLEQAFRRPNANITSNYLIYQYWILVSHKFPALIYDLFLRLSGQKPQMMRIFNRLHKAIALLEYFSSQDWEWNSDNMSMLLSQLSPEDRKTFNFDVRQLNWPEYIENYCIGTKKYVLNEDMADIPAARQHLRKLRNIRYTFNTLLLVFVWRVFIARSQMARNIWYFVVSLCFKFLSYFRASSTLTA, encoded by the exons aTGGCCTCCATCGCCGATTACTACGCGGGGAAGAGCGTCCTGATCACCGGGGCGACGGGCTTCATGGGGAAGGTTCTGGTGGAGAAGCTCCTGAGGTGCTGCCCGGGGGTGCAGGCCCTGTACATCCTGGTCAGGCCCAAAGCCGGACAGACCATGCAGGAGCGCGTCGCCAACATGATGAAGTGCAAG CTGTTCGACCGCGTGCGGGAGGATGACCCGGAGTTCCACAGGAAGATCGTGGCGATCAGCAGCGAGCTGATCCAGCCGGGCCTGGCCATCAGCCCCGAGGACGCGGAGAAGCTCTGCTCCTGCGTCAACGTCGTCTTCCACTGCGCTGCCACCATCCGGTTCGACGAGCCGCTCAA actcGCCCTGCAGCTGAACGTGATCGCCACGCAGCAGCTGCTGAGCCTGGCGCAGAAGATGCAGCGCCTGGAGGCCTTCATCCACATCTCCACCGCCTACGCCAACTGCAACCGCCACCACATCGACGAGGTCATCTACCCCCCGCCCGTCCAACCAAAGAAGCTCATCGACTCGCTGGA GTGGATGGATGACGGCATGGTGCGTGACATCACGCCGCGGCTGATCGGGGACCGGCCcaacacctacacctacaccaaGGCGCTGGCCGAGTGCGTGGTGCAGCAGGAGAGCAGCCGGCTCAACATCGGCATCATCCGGCCCTCCATCGTGGGGGCCAGCTGGCAGGAGCCCTTCCCC GGCTGGATCGACAACTTCAACGGGCCTAGCGGGGTCTTCATTGCT GCAGGGAAGGGGATCCTCCGCACCATGAGGGCCAATAATGACGCTGTGGCCGACCTGATCCCAGTCGACACGGTCGTCAACCTCACCCTGGCCGCGGGCTGGTACACTGCCGTGCACAG ACCAAAGTCGGCGCTGGTGTACAACTGCACGACGGGCGGAATCAACCCCTTCCACTGGGGCGAGATCG AGCACCACGTGATGTCCACCTTCAAGAGGAACCCTCTGGAGCAGGCCTTTCGCCGGCCCAATGCCAACATCACCTCCAACTACCTGATATACCAGTACTGGATCCTGGTCAGCCACAAGTTTCCCGCGCTGATCTACGACCTCTTCCTGCGTCTGTCGGGACAGAAGCCCCA gatgaTGAGGATATTTAACAGGCTGCACAAGGCTATCGCGTTGCTGGAGTACTTCAGCAGTCAGGACTGGGAGTGGAACTCCGATAACATGAGTATGCTGCTCAGCCAGCTGAGCCCTGAGGACCGGAAG ACGTTTAACTTCGACGTGCGGCAGCTGAACTGGCCAGAGTACATCGAGAACTACTGCATCGGCACCAAGAAGTACGTCCTGAACGAGGACATGGCCGACATCCCGGCTGCTCGACAGCACCTGCGGAA gctGAGGAACATCCGCTACACCTTCAACACGCTGCTGCTGGTGTTCGTATGGCGCGTGTTCATCGCGCGCTCTCAGATGGCTCGCAACATCTGGTACTTCGTGGTGAGCCTCTGCTTCAAGTTCCTGTCCTACTTCAGAGCGTCCAGCACCCTGActgcctga
- the si:dkey-97m3.1 gene encoding fatty acyl-CoA reductase 1 isoform X2 has protein sequence MASIADYYAGKSVLITGATGFMGKVLVEKLLRCCPGVQALYILVRPKAGQTMQERVANMMKCKLFDRVREDDPEFHRKIVAISSELIQPGLAISPEDAEKLCSCVNVVFHCAATIRFDEPLKLALQLNVIATQQLLSLAQKMQRLEAFIHISTAYANCNRHHIDEVIYPPPVQPKKLIDSLEWMDDGMVRDITPRLIGDRPNTYTYTKALAECVVQQESSRLNIGIIRPSIVGASWQEPFPGWIDNFNGPSGVFIAAGKGILRTMRANNDAVADLIPVDTVVNLTLAAGWYTAVHRPKSALVYNCTTGGINPFHWGEIEHHVMSTFKRNPLEQAFRRPNANITSNYLIYQYWILVSHKFPALIYDLFLRLSGQKPQMMRIFNRLHKAIALLEYFSSQDWEWNSDNMSMLLSQLSPEDRKTFNFDVRQLNWPEYIENYCIGTKKYVLNEDMADIPAARQHLRKLRNIRYTFNTLLLVFVWRVFIARSQMARNIWYFVSFP, from the exons aTGGCCTCCATCGCCGATTACTACGCGGGGAAGAGCGTCCTGATCACCGGGGCGACGGGCTTCATGGGGAAGGTTCTGGTGGAGAAGCTCCTGAGGTGCTGCCCGGGGGTGCAGGCCCTGTACATCCTGGTCAGGCCCAAAGCCGGACAGACCATGCAGGAGCGCGTCGCCAACATGATGAAGTGCAAG CTGTTCGACCGCGTGCGGGAGGATGACCCGGAGTTCCACAGGAAGATCGTGGCGATCAGCAGCGAGCTGATCCAGCCGGGCCTGGCCATCAGCCCCGAGGACGCGGAGAAGCTCTGCTCCTGCGTCAACGTCGTCTTCCACTGCGCTGCCACCATCCGGTTCGACGAGCCGCTCAA actcGCCCTGCAGCTGAACGTGATCGCCACGCAGCAGCTGCTGAGCCTGGCGCAGAAGATGCAGCGCCTGGAGGCCTTCATCCACATCTCCACCGCCTACGCCAACTGCAACCGCCACCACATCGACGAGGTCATCTACCCCCCGCCCGTCCAACCAAAGAAGCTCATCGACTCGCTGGA GTGGATGGATGACGGCATGGTGCGTGACATCACGCCGCGGCTGATCGGGGACCGGCCcaacacctacacctacaccaaGGCGCTGGCCGAGTGCGTGGTGCAGCAGGAGAGCAGCCGGCTCAACATCGGCATCATCCGGCCCTCCATCGTGGGGGCCAGCTGGCAGGAGCCCTTCCCC GGCTGGATCGACAACTTCAACGGGCCTAGCGGGGTCTTCATTGCT GCAGGGAAGGGGATCCTCCGCACCATGAGGGCCAATAATGACGCTGTGGCCGACCTGATCCCAGTCGACACGGTCGTCAACCTCACCCTGGCCGCGGGCTGGTACACTGCCGTGCACAG ACCAAAGTCGGCGCTGGTGTACAACTGCACGACGGGCGGAATCAACCCCTTCCACTGGGGCGAGATCG AGCACCACGTGATGTCCACCTTCAAGAGGAACCCTCTGGAGCAGGCCTTTCGCCGGCCCAATGCCAACATCACCTCCAACTACCTGATATACCAGTACTGGATCCTGGTCAGCCACAAGTTTCCCGCGCTGATCTACGACCTCTTCCTGCGTCTGTCGGGACAGAAGCCCCA gatgaTGAGGATATTTAACAGGCTGCACAAGGCTATCGCGTTGCTGGAGTACTTCAGCAGTCAGGACTGGGAGTGGAACTCCGATAACATGAGTATGCTGCTCAGCCAGCTGAGCCCTGAGGACCGGAAG ACGTTTAACTTCGACGTGCGGCAGCTGAACTGGCCAGAGTACATCGAGAACTACTGCATCGGCACCAAGAAGTACGTCCTGAACGAGGACATGGCCGACATCCCGGCTGCTCGACAGCACCTGCGGAA gctGAGGAACATCCGCTACACCTTCAACACGCTGCTGCTGGTGTTCGTATGGCGCGTGTTCATCGCGCGCTCTCAGATGGCTCGCAACATCTGGTACTTCGTG tcGTTCCCCTAA